A single window of Eucalyptus grandis isolate ANBG69807.140 chromosome 1, ASM1654582v1, whole genome shotgun sequence DNA harbors:
- the LOC104438833 gene encoding temperature-induced lipocalin-1-like gives MVKKVMEGVKGLFLLVLLLSPSMFTCVLCTRGLNFGLNSFYQLDGELIVVKGLDLKRYAGWWYEIASLPVPYQPKDDEDTRATYTLKDNGTLDVLNESYESWVNGKRNFVKGNAYKADPSSDEAKLKVKFYLPLSNPTSTVVGDYWVLYLDTDYQYAIGGEPNRTFLQILSRQSHIDDKIYNQLVQKAVNEGYDVSKLRKTPQSKTPPPQ, from the exons ATggtgaagaaagtgatggagGGTGTGAAGGGACTCTTTCTTCTAGTCTTGCTGCTTTCTCCTTCTATGTTCACGTGTGTGCTATGCACACGGGGATTGAACTTTGGACTCAATTCCTTTTACCAGCTCGACGGCGAGCTTATTGTGGTGAAGGGACTTGATCTCAAGAGATACGCGGGATGGTGGTATGAGATAGCCTCCCTCCCGGTGCCCTACCAACCCAAGGACGACGAGGACACGAGGGCCACGTACACTCTGAAGGACAATGGGACTCTGGACGTGTTGAATGAGTCATACGAGTCCTGGGTCAATGGCAAGAGGAACTTTGTGAAGGGCAATGCCTACAAGGCCGACCCAAGCAGCGACGAGGCCAAGCTGAAAGTGAAATTCTACTTGCCGCTGTCCAATCCCACCTCCACTGTGGTGGGTGACTACTGGGTCTTATACCTTGACACTGATTATCAATATGCTATCGGTGGTGAGCCCAACAGGACGT ttttgcaaaTACTGAGCAGACAAAGTCATATAGATGATAAAATCTATAATCAGCTGGTTCAGAAGGCTGTTAATGAAGGATATGACGTAAGCAAGCTCCGTAAGACTCCACAGAGCAAGACTCCACCGCCGCAATAA
- the LOC104438832 gene encoding temperature-induced lipocalin-1-like, with the protein MAKKKFGTDLNVVKGLDLKRYAGRWYEIASLPTSFQPKDGEDTRATYTLKEDGTLDVLNESWVKGKRIFIKGNAYKADPRSDEAKLKLKLFVPPFFPIFPLFGDYWVLYLDTDYQYAIVGEPSRTSLFILSRQSRIDDKIYKQLVQKAVDEGYDVSKLRKTPQSKTPPPQ; encoded by the exons atggcaaaaaaaaagtttggaacaGATTTGAA TGTCGTGAAGGGACTCGATTTGAAGAGGTACGCAGGACGCTGGTACGAGATCGCGTCCCTCCCAACGTCCTTCCAGCCCAAGGACGGCGAGGACACGAGGGCCACGTACACTCTGAAGGAGGATGGGACTCTGGACGTGTTGAACGAGTCCTGGGTCAAGGGCAAGAGGATCTTCATTAAGGGCAACGCGTACAAGGCCGACCCAAGGAGCGATGAGGCCAAGCTGAAACTGAAATTATTTGTGCCTCCATTCTTCCCCATCTTCCCTCTGTTCGGTGACTACTGGGTCTTGTACCTTGACACTGATTATCAGTATGCTATCGTTGGCGAGCCCAGCAGAACGTCTCTCTTT ataCTGAGCAGACAGAGTCGTATAGATGATAAAATCTATAAACAGCTGGTTCAGAAGGCTGTTGATGAAGGATATGATGTAAGCAAGCTCCGCAAGACTCCACAGAGCAAGACTCCGCCGCCGCAATAA
- the LOC104438834 gene encoding LOW QUALITY PROTEIN: temperature-induced lipocalin-1 (The sequence of the model RefSeq protein was modified relative to this genomic sequence to represent the inferred CDS: substituted 1 base at 1 genomic stop codon), giving the protein MEGVKGLFLLVSLLSSSMFMCVLCSRGSNFGLNSFYQLDSEPTVVKGLDLKRYAGRWYEIASLPTFFLPKDGEDTRATYTLKDNGTLDVLNESRVKGKRIFIKGNAYKADPKSDEGKLKLKFFVPPFFPIFPLDGDYWVLYLDADYQYAIVGEPSRTSLFILSRQSHIDDKIYNQLVQKAVDEGYDVSKLRKTPQSNTPPPQQEGPXGTKGIWWIT; this is encoded by the exons ATGGAGGGTGTGAAGGGACTATTTCTTCTAGTTTCGCTGCTTTCTTCTTCTATGTTCATGTGTGTGCTGTGCTCACGGGGATCGAACTTTGGACTCAATTCCTTTTACCAGCTCGACAGCGAGCCTACTGTCGTGAAGGGACTTGATTTGAAGAGGTACGCAGGACGCTGGTACGAGATCGCCTCCCTCCCAACGTTCTTCCTGCCCAAGGATGGCGAGGACACGAGGGCCACGTACACTCTGAAGGACAATGGGACTCTGGACGTGTTGAACGAGTCCAGGGTCAAGGGCAAGAGGATCTTCATTAAGGGCAACGCCTACAAGGCCGACCCGAAGAGCGATGAGGGCAAGCTGAAACTGAAATTCTTTGTGCCTCCGTTCTTCCCCATCTTCCCTCTTGACGGTGACTACTGGGTCTTGTACCTTGACGCTGATTATCAGTATGCTATCGTTGGCGAGCCCAGCAGAACGTCTCTCTTT ataTTGAGCAGACAGAGTCATATAGACGATAAAATCTATAATCAACTGGTTCAGAAGGCTGTTGATGAGGGATATGATGTAAGCAAGCTCCGCAAGACTCCACAGAGCAACACGCCTCCGCCGCAGCAAGAAGGACCCTAGGGCACTAAAGGCATTTGGTGGATCACGTAG